In a genomic window of Quercus lobata isolate SW786 chromosome 4, ValleyOak3.0 Primary Assembly, whole genome shotgun sequence:
- the LOC115985202 gene encoding uncharacterized protein LOC115985202: MPNGCRSFFELLEVLFCEGSGFRCALFAKVAWCLWQRRNKLRVQQQTWQLHEIGDRAKALVQEFWDANHREQQLPTRRPPVRWSPPPETSYKANFDAAIFDGTSSVGIGVVFKDHSGSIIAALSQRIESFHSVEVAEALAARRAVMLAKGA; encoded by the coding sequence ATGCCCAACGGTTGCAGGTCATTCTTTGAGCTCTTGGAGGTCTTATTTTGCGAAGGGTCTGGTTTTAGGTGTGCTCTGTTTGCTAAAGTAGCATGGTGCTTGTGGCAGCGGCGAAACAAACTAAGGGTGCAACAACAAACTTGGCAACTGCACGAGATTGGGGATAGAGCTAAGGCGCTTGTTCAGGAGTTCTGGGATGCTAATCATAGGGAGCAGCAGCTGCCTACCCGTCGTCCTCCTGTTCGCTGGTCCCCTCCACCTGAAACTAGCTATAAAGCTAATTTTGATGCTGCCATTTTTGACGGAACGAGCTCTGTTGGGATAGGTGTGGTGTTTAAGGATCATTCAGGTAGCATTATTGCTGCCTTAAGTCAGAGGATTGAGTCCTTTCATTCGGTTGAGGTGGCTGAAGCTTTGGCTGCGAGGCGAGCTGTGATGCTGGCTAAGGGAGCTTAG